Proteins co-encoded in one Xiphophorus couchianus chromosome 16, X_couchianus-1.0, whole genome shotgun sequence genomic window:
- the LOC114160022 gene encoding somatostatin receptor type 2-like has product MEPWMFPSSPPNLTEHLLYDSFMQGNESSINGSYIDHSFNQTSTVVITCMYFLVCAVGLCGNALVIYVILRYAKMKTVTNIYILNLAVADVLFMLGLPFIAIQLALVHWPFGPVLCRVVMTVDSLNQFTSIFCLMVMSIDRYLAVVHPIKSTKWRKPRIAKTINLAVWVVSLLVNLPIVIYSGVITKHNGCFCTIVWPEPQETYYTVFMFYTFILGFFLPLMVICLCYLLIIIKVKSSGIRVGSSKRKRSERKVTRMVSIVVAVFVFCWLPFYVFNVTSVTGSISTTPILRSTFAFVVVLGYANSCANPILYAFLSENFKKSFQNVLCLKKVGGLDEVDRSDSRQDKSRMMNDPTETQSTLLNGDLQTSI; this is encoded by the coding sequence ATGGAGCCCTGGATGTTCCCATCATCCCCACCAAACCTAACGGAGCACCTTTTGTATGACAGCTTCATGCAGGGGAATGAGTCCAGCATTAATGGAAGCTACATAGACCACAGCTTCAACCAAACCAGCACTGTGGTCATCACATGTATGTACTTTCTAGTTTGCGCTGTGGGACTTTGTGGGAACGCTTTGGTCATCTATGTTATCCTGCGCTATGCCAAGATGAAGACAGTCACCAACATCTATATTCTCAATCTGGCGGTAGCAGATGTGCTCTTTATGCTCGGACTGCCATTCATTGCCATCCAGCTGGCACTAGTTCACTGGCCCTTTGGGCCTGTGCTCTGCAGGGTCGTTATGACTGTGGACTCCCTGAACCAGTTCACGTCCATCTTCTGCCTTATGGTAATGAGCATTGACCGCTACTTGGCAGTGGTGCATCCCATAAAGTCCACAAAGTGGCGAAAACCACGCATCGCTAAAACTATTAACTTAGCCGTATGGGTAGTTTCACTGTTAGTCAATCTGCCCATCGTTATCTACAGTGGTGTGATTACAAAGCACAATGGCTGCTTCTGCACCATTGTGTGGCCAGAACCTCAAGAAACCTACTACACAGTCTTCATGTTCTACACCTTCATTCTGGGCTTCTTCCTTCCCCTAATGGTCATCTGCCTCTGCTACCTGCTCATCATCATCAAGGTAAAGTCTTCAGGCATCCGAGTAGGCTCCTCCAAAAGGAAGCGATCAGAACGCAAGGTCACCCGGATGGTTTCCATTGTTGtggctgtgtttgtgttctgcTGGCTGCCTTTCTACGTTTTCAACGTCACCTCAGTGACAGGCAGCATCAGCACCACCCCCATCCTGAGGAGCACCTTTGCCTTTGTGGTGGTTCTAGGATACGCCAACAGCTGTGCCAACCCAATCCTCTATGCCTTCTTATCAGAGAACTTCAAGAAGAGCTTCCAGAATGTTCTCTGTCTTAAGAAGGTAGGAGGGCTGGATGAGGTTGATCGCAGTGACAGTCGGCAGGACAAATCTCGCATGATGAATGACCCAACAGAGACCCAGAGTACTTTGCTCAATGGTGACCTGCAGACCAGCATCTAG